A stretch of Saccharothrix texasensis DNA encodes these proteins:
- a CDS encoding alpha/beta fold hydrolase codes for MKVLALHGAGGSPADWDAVIAAMGGAHEVVALPLTGPWDWDSVLDRIEPHATDNPAVLGMSLGGMVAALWGSRHPECPAVINLDGHGVPTQPQRYLHPDAVAEEIATLRESFRAYGQPDLQQALEDLDCFDVFRGLRCPMLLALATKPLPGHPLFEPYQQGLARDLPTLPPNVEVVHVDTTHAMTREDPTMVATLVNTYLANR; via the coding sequence ATGAAGGTGCTGGCGCTGCACGGCGCGGGCGGTTCGCCGGCGGACTGGGACGCGGTGATCGCGGCGATGGGCGGCGCGCACGAGGTCGTCGCCTTACCGCTGACCGGCCCGTGGGACTGGGACTCGGTCCTGGACCGGATCGAACCGCACGCCACCGACAACCCCGCCGTGCTCGGCATGTCGTTGGGCGGCATGGTCGCCGCGCTGTGGGGCAGCCGGCACCCGGAGTGCCCGGCCGTGATCAACCTCGACGGCCACGGCGTGCCGACCCAACCGCAGCGCTACCTACACCCCGACGCCGTTGCCGAAGAAATCGCAACGCTGCGCGAATCGTTCCGCGCCTACGGTCAACCCGACCTGCAACAGGCCTTGGAAGACCTCGACTGCTTCGACGTCTTCCGCGGCCTCCGCTGCCCGATGCTGCTGGCCCTGGCCACCAAGCCGCTGCCCGGCCACCCCCTGTTCGAGCCGTATCAACAGGGCCTGGCCCGCGACCTCCCGACCTTGCCGCCGAACGTCGAAGTCGTCCACGTGGACACCACCCACGCCATGACCCGGGAAGACCCGACCATGGTCGCCACCCTGGTCAACACCTACCTGGCCAACCGCTAG
- a CDS encoding IS481 family transposase, with amino-acid sequence MLHRNAPLSVEGRHRLVERCKTRPIAHVAADMGISRQCASKWVNRHRRFGEAGLSDRPSAPHRHPTATPAEVVVRIERLRRDRKWSARRIALELMAEGTAVSVRTVGRHLAHLGLNRRRFLDPTGENNRTPRRIVARWPGHMVHLDVKKVGVIPDGGGWRVHGKGSEQAKQVERAKNTATGKSGARRSYTYLHSAVDGFSRLAYTEALPDEKARTAIGFTHRARAFFAAHGITRIHRIVTDNGSCYRAHDFATALRGARHQRITPYTPRHNGKVERYQRILGEEFLYAHVWTSEQHRTDALTVWNVHYNYHRPHTTAGNRPPASRLHTGVTNVQASYS; translated from the coding sequence GTGCTCCACCGTAACGCCCCGCTGTCCGTCGAAGGCCGCCACCGCCTCGTCGAACGCTGCAAGACCCGCCCGATCGCCCACGTCGCGGCTGATATGGGCATCTCCCGGCAGTGCGCCTCCAAGTGGGTCAACCGCCACCGCCGCTTCGGCGAGGCCGGGTTGTCCGACCGCCCCAGCGCTCCGCACCGGCATCCCACCGCGACCCCGGCCGAGGTGGTGGTCCGGATCGAGCGGCTGCGTCGGGACCGTAAGTGGTCGGCCCGCCGCATCGCCCTGGAACTCATGGCCGAGGGCACCGCCGTCTCGGTGCGCACGGTGGGCCGGCACCTGGCCCACCTCGGGCTCAACCGCCGCCGCTTCCTCGACCCCACCGGGGAGAACAACCGGACACCGCGGCGGATCGTCGCCCGCTGGCCCGGCCACATGGTCCACCTGGACGTGAAGAAGGTCGGCGTCATCCCCGACGGCGGCGGATGGCGCGTCCACGGCAAGGGCAGCGAGCAGGCCAAACAGGTCGAACGCGCCAAGAACACCGCCACCGGCAAGTCCGGTGCGCGGCGCAGCTACACCTACCTGCACTCCGCGGTCGACGGGTTCTCCCGCCTGGCCTACACCGAAGCCCTCCCCGACGAGAAAGCCCGCACCGCGATCGGCTTCACCCACCGCGCGCGGGCCTTCTTCGCCGCCCACGGCATCACCCGCATCCACCGCATCGTCACCGACAACGGCTCCTGCTACCGCGCCCACGACTTCGCCACCGCGCTACGCGGCGCCCGCCACCAGCGCATCACGCCCTACACCCCACGCCACAACGGCAAAGTCGAACGCTACCAGCGCATCCTGGGCGAGGAATTCCTCTACGCCCACGTCTGGACCAGCGAACAACACCGCACCGACGCCCTAACCGTGTGGAACGTGCATTACAACTACCATCGACCCCACACCACCGCCGGAAACCGACCACCAGCCAGCCGACTCCACACCGGCGTCACCAACGTCCAGGCCTCATACAGCTAG